In Mytilus trossulus isolate FHL-02 chromosome 6, PNRI_Mtr1.1.1.hap1, whole genome shotgun sequence, a single window of DNA contains:
- the LOC134721727 gene encoding vacuolar protein sorting-associated protein 4B-like isoform X3, whose protein sequence is MDENGEDSDEQNKNTELKNSEEGQSNIDKAIKAREENRTAEALDLYKKEIQHLIEEIKDESMVTEVKNKLKRQCSIYLSEAEILQKELNDENGDGEKEENEEDTACKESEDHLVERLVNDMSECETPDITMKDVCGCQDVKDKLTESIILPIKFPHLFQGKRRPMWAGILLYGAPGSGKTMIVKALAGENPDVSFLRIVCSDLVSKFLEHQEKMVQYLFKRAENQSRPCILFLDDFEQLFEYEESENDRIPRIRSELLYQIDHCAENVHIVAGTYKPWMIQSTFLKRLCKRVLVSLPDHEARRQVFMKNMKPIKNDVKDEDYAIFADKTEGYTGADISIIVRDASMAPIRKIQNASHFKKVQGPSLTDPDVVVDDLLTPCASQDSMAIEMSWEDVSEDKLSEPTVTTDDVLKSLNGTKPSIDEEYLKNLNDFVQSWD, encoded by the exons ATGGATGAAAACGGAGAGGATTCAGACGAACAAAATAAGAATACAGAGTTAAAGAACAGTGAAGAG GGGCAAAGTAATATAGATAAAGCCATAAAAGCTAGGGAGGAAAACAGAACAGCAGAAGCATTAGATCTATATAAAAAGGAGATACAGCATTTGATTGAGGAAATCAAAG aTGAATCCATGGTAACAGAGGtaaagaataaattaaaacgACAGTGTTCCATTTATCTCTCTGAGGCCGAGATCTTGCAGAAAGAACTAAATGATGAAAATGGAGATggagaaaaagaagaaaatgaagaagatACAGCTTGTAAAGAATCTGAGGATCATCTCGTAGAAAGATTAGTCAATG ATATGAGCGAGTGTGAAACTCCTGATATAACTATGAAAGATGTCTGTGGTTGTCAGGATGTTAAAGACAAGCTTACAGAAAGTATCATTTTACCAATCAAGTTCCCTCACTTATTTCAAG GGAAGAGAAGACCAATGTGGGCGGGGATACTTTTATATGGG gCACCAGGTTCTGGGAAGACAATGATTGTTAAAGCTTTAGCTGGAGAAAATCCTGATGTGTCATTTCTCAGAATAGTTTGTTCAGATTTAGTCTCTAAATTCTTGGAACACCAGGAAAA aatggtgcaatatttatttaaaagggCCGAGAATCAGAGTCGgccatgtattttatttttagatgactttgaacaattgtttgaatatgaGGAGAGTGAAAATGATCGTATTCCAAGAATTAGGTCAGAACTTCTATATCAAATTGATCACTGTGCAGAGAATGTACATATAGTGGCAGGAACATATAAACCTTGGATGATTCAGTCAACTTTTCTGAAAAG atTATGTAAAAGAGTGCTTGTGTCTTTGCCTGATCATGAAGCAAGAAGACAGGTTTTTATGAAAAACATGAAACCGATTAAAAATGATGTAAAGGATGAGGACTATGCGATATTTGCTGATAAAACTGAGGG atatacAGGGGCAGATATAAGTATTATAGTAAGAGATGCTTCAATGGCACCTATAcgcaaaattcaaaatgcttCCCACTTCAAAAAG GTACAAGGACCAAGTTTAACTGATCCTGATGTTGTAGTAGATGACCTTTTGACACCCTGTGCCTCACAAGACTCAATGGCTATAGAAATGTCCTGGGAGGATGTATCAGAAGATAAACTGTCAGAACCAACAGTAACAACT
- the LOC134721727 gene encoding vacuolar protein sorting-associated protein 4B-like isoform X2 gives MDENGEDSDEQNKNTELKNSEEQGQSNIDKAIKAREENRTAEALDLYKKEIQHLIEEIKDESMVTEVKNKLKRQCSIYLSEAEILQKELNDENGDGEKEENEEDTACKESEDHLVERLVNDMSECETPDITMKDVCGCQDVKDKLTESIILPIKFPHLFQGKRRPMWAGILLYGAPGSGKTMIVKALAGENPDVSFLRIVCSDLVSKFLEHQEKLIKQLFRKAQGLKPCIVFIEDFDCLFNEDASMIDRKVLTELMVQIQDIGLDNEGIHVILSARKPWAIQRSVMRRLCKRVLVSLPDHEARRQVFMKNMKPIKNDVKDEDYAIFADKTEGYTGADISIIVRDASMAPIRKIQNASHFKKVQGPSLTDPDVVVDDLLTPCASQDSMAIEMSWEDVSEDKLSEPTVTTDDVLKSLNGTKPSIDEEYLKNLNDFVQSWD, from the exons ATGGATGAAAACGGAGAGGATTCAGACGAACAAAATAAGAATACAGAGTTAAAGAACAGTGAAGAG CAGGGGCAAAGTAATATAGATAAAGCCATAAAAGCTAGGGAGGAAAACAGAACAGCAGAAGCATTAGATCTATATAAAAAGGAGATACAGCATTTGATTGAGGAAATCAAAG aTGAATCCATGGTAACAGAGGtaaagaataaattaaaacgACAGTGTTCCATTTATCTCTCTGAGGCCGAGATCTTGCAGAAAGAACTAAATGATGAAAATGGAGATggagaaaaagaagaaaatgaagaagatACAGCTTGTAAAGAATCTGAGGATCATCTCGTAGAAAGATTAGTCAATG ATATGAGCGAGTGTGAAACTCCTGATATAACTATGAAAGATGTCTGTGGTTGTCAGGATGTTAAAGACAAGCTTACAGAAAGTATCATTTTACCAATCAAGTTCCCTCACTTATTTCAAG GGAAGAGAAGACCAATGTGGGCGGGGATACTTTTATATGGG gCACCAGGTTCTGGGAAGACAATGATTGTTAAAGCTTTAGCTGGAGAAAATCCTGATGTGTCATTTCTCAGAATAGTTTGTTCAGATTTAGTCTCTAAATTCTTGGAACACCAGGAAAA attaattaaacaattatttagaAAAGCTCAAGGATTGAAACCATGTATTGTTTTCATAGAAgattttgattgtttatttaatgaagaTGCATCCATGATAGATCGTAAAGTTCTGACAGAACTCATGGTTCAAATACAAGACATTGGTCTTGATAACGAAGGCATTCATGTAATACTAAGTGCTAGAAAACCTTGGGCCATTCAAAGAAGTGTTATGAGGAG atTATGTAAAAGAGTGCTTGTGTCTTTGCCTGATCATGAAGCAAGAAGACAGGTTTTTATGAAAAACATGAAACCGATTAAAAATGATGTAAAGGATGAGGACTATGCGATATTTGCTGATAAAACTGAGGG atatacAGGGGCAGATATAAGTATTATAGTAAGAGATGCTTCAATGGCACCTATAcgcaaaattcaaaatgcttCCCACTTCAAAAAG GTACAAGGACCAAGTTTAACTGATCCTGATGTTGTAGTAGATGACCTTTTGACACCCTGTGCCTCACAAGACTCAATGGCTATAGAAATGTCCTGGGAGGATGTATCAGAAGATAAACTGTCAGAACCAACAGTAACAACT
- the LOC134721727 gene encoding vacuolar protein sorting-associated protein 4B-like isoform X1, which produces MDENGEDSDEQNKNTELKNSEEQGQSNIDKAIKAREENRTAEALDLYKKEIQHLIEEIKDESMVTEVKNKLKRQCSIYLSEAEILQKELNDENGDGEKEENEEDTACKESEDHLVERLVNDMSECETPDITMKDVCGCQDVKDKLTESIILPIKFPHLFQGKRRPMWAGILLYGAPGSGKTMIVKALAGENPDVSFLRIVCSDLVSKFLEHQEKMVQYLFKRAENQSRPCILFLDDFEQLFEYEESENDRIPRIRSELLYQIDHCAENVHIVAGTYKPWMIQSTFLKRLCKRVLVSLPDHEARRQVFMKNMKPIKNDVKDEDYAIFADKTEGYTGADISIIVRDASMAPIRKIQNASHFKKVQGPSLTDPDVVVDDLLTPCASQDSMAIEMSWEDVSEDKLSEPTVTTDDVLKSLNGTKPSIDEEYLKNLNDFVQSWD; this is translated from the exons ATGGATGAAAACGGAGAGGATTCAGACGAACAAAATAAGAATACAGAGTTAAAGAACAGTGAAGAG CAGGGGCAAAGTAATATAGATAAAGCCATAAAAGCTAGGGAGGAAAACAGAACAGCAGAAGCATTAGATCTATATAAAAAGGAGATACAGCATTTGATTGAGGAAATCAAAG aTGAATCCATGGTAACAGAGGtaaagaataaattaaaacgACAGTGTTCCATTTATCTCTCTGAGGCCGAGATCTTGCAGAAAGAACTAAATGATGAAAATGGAGATggagaaaaagaagaaaatgaagaagatACAGCTTGTAAAGAATCTGAGGATCATCTCGTAGAAAGATTAGTCAATG ATATGAGCGAGTGTGAAACTCCTGATATAACTATGAAAGATGTCTGTGGTTGTCAGGATGTTAAAGACAAGCTTACAGAAAGTATCATTTTACCAATCAAGTTCCCTCACTTATTTCAAG GGAAGAGAAGACCAATGTGGGCGGGGATACTTTTATATGGG gCACCAGGTTCTGGGAAGACAATGATTGTTAAAGCTTTAGCTGGAGAAAATCCTGATGTGTCATTTCTCAGAATAGTTTGTTCAGATTTAGTCTCTAAATTCTTGGAACACCAGGAAAA aatggtgcaatatttatttaaaagggCCGAGAATCAGAGTCGgccatgtattttatttttagatgactttgaacaattgtttgaatatgaGGAGAGTGAAAATGATCGTATTCCAAGAATTAGGTCAGAACTTCTATATCAAATTGATCACTGTGCAGAGAATGTACATATAGTGGCAGGAACATATAAACCTTGGATGATTCAGTCAACTTTTCTGAAAAG atTATGTAAAAGAGTGCTTGTGTCTTTGCCTGATCATGAAGCAAGAAGACAGGTTTTTATGAAAAACATGAAACCGATTAAAAATGATGTAAAGGATGAGGACTATGCGATATTTGCTGATAAAACTGAGGG atatacAGGGGCAGATATAAGTATTATAGTAAGAGATGCTTCAATGGCACCTATAcgcaaaattcaaaatgcttCCCACTTCAAAAAG GTACAAGGACCAAGTTTAACTGATCCTGATGTTGTAGTAGATGACCTTTTGACACCCTGTGCCTCACAAGACTCAATGGCTATAGAAATGTCCTGGGAGGATGTATCAGAAGATAAACTGTCAGAACCAACAGTAACAACT